From Chryseobacterium sp. IHB B 17019, one genomic window encodes:
- a CDS encoding NmrA family NAD(P)-binding protein: MKIVITGSLGNVAKPLAQQLVAEGHDITIVSSNESKKSEIETLGAKAAIGSITNLNFLVKTFEGADAAFLMTPPSLGTENIIENTINAGKNYAEAIKQTEVKRVVMLSSTGAESSIENGPIKGLHYIEKFYNELEKTSITFLRAGYFYINFFNDIPLIKSAGIIGSNYPENIKIPLVHPTDIAKAAAEELVKIIEGKNVRYIVSDLREASDIAKIIGNVIGKPELPWVEFKDEDSLNEMLQAGLPQEIAEMYTEMGRGIRTGVVQKDFVEHGELVDGDVKLEKFAKEFAEKFNS; the protein is encoded by the coding sequence ATGAAAATTGTAATCACAGGATCATTAGGAAATGTAGCAAAACCTCTTGCTCAACAATTAGTTGCAGAAGGACATGATATTACCATAGTCAGCAGCAACGAATCCAAAAAAAGTGAGATTGAAACGCTGGGAGCAAAAGCAGCTATTGGATCTATTACGAATTTAAATTTTTTAGTTAAAACTTTTGAAGGAGCAGATGCAGCTTTCTTAATGACACCTCCTAGTCTGGGAACTGAAAACATTATTGAAAACACCATTAATGCAGGGAAAAACTATGCAGAAGCCATTAAGCAAACAGAAGTCAAAAGAGTGGTAATGCTAAGCAGTACCGGCGCCGAATCTTCAATTGAAAACGGTCCGATAAAAGGGCTGCATTACATCGAAAAATTCTACAATGAACTGGAAAAAACTTCCATAACATTTTTGAGAGCCGGATATTTTTACATTAATTTTTTTAATGATATTCCTTTAATCAAAAGTGCAGGAATTATTGGCTCAAATTACCCTGAGAATATAAAAATTCCATTGGTTCATCCAACTGATATTGCTAAAGCTGCTGCGGAAGAACTGGTAAAAATTATAGAGGGGAAAAATGTAAGATATATCGTCAGTGATCTTCGTGAAGCGTCTGATATTGCTAAAATTATTGGTAATGTCATTGGAAAGCCTGAACTTCCTTGGGTTGAGTTTAAAGATGAAGATTCATTAAACGAAATGCTTCAGGCCGGTCTTCCACAGGAAATAGCTGAGATGTATACTGAAATGGGAAGAGGAATAAGAACAGGTGTTGTGCAAAAAGATTTTGTTGAGCATGGGGAACTTGTGGATGGAGATGTTAAGTTGGAGAAATTTGCGAAAGAGTTTGCTGAAAAATTTAATTCTTAA
- a CDS encoding alkaline phosphatase family protein, with product MKLGLQFLLLIFSLTVFGQKGTVDTTQVVIPNRYNSVEAQTKPYVIMISADGFRYDYAKKYNAGNLLKFSDQGIQAKAMIPSYPSITFPNHWSLITGLYPSHHGLIDNYFYDYKRNEAYAMSDRKNAEDGSWYGGIPLWGLAEKQGMVSASLMWVGSASEAGGKRPSYYYPYHEKFTPSEKVDKVINWLKLPMDKRPHFISLYFPEVDGSGHHFGPDSKETEEAVHLVDKAIGELVQKVNDLGLKNVNFIFVSDHGMIKVDGGNPLEIPEILLNKDKFDIYNSQTLLRVYVKNPAEVQNVYKELKTSKTGEYEVYLTRKFPKYLHFRAKDDQYNRVGQILLVPKAPKVFLPKGKTTSVGKHGYNPKLVPEMKATFFAWGPEFKNNFTIGEFENINVYPLVAEILGLKIDQPIDGKLKVLKKTLKQNN from the coding sequence ATGAAGCTTGGTTTACAATTTTTACTGTTAATTTTCTCGTTAACAGTTTTTGGGCAAAAAGGAACAGTTGACACGACGCAGGTTGTTATCCCGAACAGATACAACAGTGTTGAAGCACAGACAAAACCTTATGTGATTATGATTTCGGCAGACGGCTTCCGCTATGATTATGCTAAAAAATATAATGCTGGAAATCTTTTGAAGTTTTCAGATCAGGGAATTCAGGCAAAAGCGATGATTCCCAGTTATCCGAGCATTACTTTCCCTAATCATTGGAGTTTGATTACCGGACTTTATCCTTCGCATCACGGATTGATTGATAATTATTTTTATGATTACAAAAGGAACGAAGCCTATGCAATGAGCGACAGGAAAAATGCAGAAGACGGAAGCTGGTACGGTGGAATTCCACTTTGGGGATTGGCTGAAAAACAGGGAATGGTTTCTGCTTCATTAATGTGGGTAGGATCTGCAAGTGAGGCAGGTGGAAAACGTCCGAGCTATTATTATCCTTATCACGAAAAATTTACACCCTCGGAAAAAGTAGATAAAGTAATCAATTGGTTAAAGCTTCCGATGGATAAAAGACCTCATTTTATCTCATTATATTTTCCGGAAGTTGATGGGAGCGGGCATCATTTCGGACCGGATTCCAAAGAAACGGAAGAAGCAGTGCATTTAGTTGATAAAGCAATAGGAGAGTTGGTACAGAAAGTCAATGATTTAGGATTAAAAAATGTAAATTTTATCTTTGTTTCAGATCACGGAATGATAAAAGTAGATGGCGGAAATCCTTTAGAAATTCCTGAAATACTTTTAAATAAAGATAAATTTGATATTTATAATTCTCAGACTTTATTAAGGGTTTATGTTAAAAACCCGGCGGAGGTTCAAAATGTTTATAAAGAATTAAAAACCAGTAAAACCGGTGAATATGAAGTGTATCTGACTAGAAAATTCCCTAAGTATCTTCATTTCAGAGCAAAAGATGATCAATACAACAGGGTAGGACAGATTCTATTGGTCCCAAAAGCTCCAAAAGTATTTTTACCAAAAGGAAAAACCACTTCGGTTGGAAAGCATGGCTACAATCCGAAATTAGTTCCTGAAATGAAGGCCACTTTTTTTGCCTGGGGGCCTGAATTTAAAAATAACTTTACCATCGGAGAATTTGAAAATATCAATGTTTATCCTTTAGTTGCTGAAATATTAGGACTAAAAATTGATCAGCCGATTGATGGGAAATTAAAAGTTTTAAAAAAAACATTAAAACAGAATAATTAA
- a CDS encoding T9SS type A sorting domain-containing protein, which translates to MKKLYFCAILLCTASILYAQEVVWQKDIKSSTQDFLSQVTTTIDQQYLITGSSIQSDKLQASGSKQNNGYDYHLVKLNQQGEEVWEKYFSGQNHDFLSATVNTQEGGFLLSGTSYSGKSLDKKEESKGGSDIWLIRLNEFGDELWQKTIGTQADEEARAVIQTTDFGFFVAGNIQNSAKGYGSKDVLIVRLDKNGGIASQIILGGKGLDEVEKMIPTKDGGALLGVYSRSGKAATNNLSSATSKQTENFGEGDYWIIKLNKDGKVEWERNFGGKSDDHLRTLALTSTGFLIGGESRSERSGNKTVGIEEGTDLWLISLNEKGEEIWQKSYNFKNRDVLMGMSVITKSQDTRTRNQDITTGILLGGYTQAEGRIENEDETFWMLYVDQNGNEQWRKHVKGESRKKEERLSDIKLNRDGSIILAGTSAEELGKENWKIVKLGDKQIDQLIEKQDIKIYPNPVSDYAYVEIGFDFKEADILLYDMSGRQLQSLKTKNKVTKINTQPLIQGAYLITIKTDTNKTANAKLIKK; encoded by the coding sequence ATGAAAAAACTTTACTTCTGTGCAATATTGTTATGCACGGCTTCGATATTGTATGCCCAGGAAGTGGTTTGGCAGAAAGACATCAAATCCTCGACCCAGGATTTTTTAAGCCAGGTAACCACCACCATTGACCAGCAGTATTTAATTACAGGAAGCTCAATTCAGAGCGATAAGCTTCAAGCTTCAGGCAGTAAACAAAATAATGGCTACGACTATCATTTGGTCAAATTAAACCAGCAAGGAGAAGAAGTCTGGGAAAAGTATTTCTCAGGGCAGAACCATGATTTTTTATCTGCAACGGTGAATACCCAGGAAGGAGGCTTCCTTCTCTCCGGAACTTCTTATAGTGGAAAATCTTTAGACAAAAAAGAAGAATCCAAAGGCGGTTCAGATATTTGGCTGATTAGACTCAATGAATTCGGTGATGAATTGTGGCAGAAAACAATCGGTACTCAAGCAGATGAAGAAGCAAGAGCTGTAATTCAAACCACGGATTTTGGATTTTTTGTTGCGGGTAATATTCAAAACTCAGCAAAAGGTTACGGCTCCAAAGATGTTTTGATTGTAAGACTGGATAAAAACGGAGGCATAGCCTCTCAAATTATATTAGGTGGAAAAGGGCTCGATGAAGTAGAGAAAATGATTCCTACCAAAGATGGTGGAGCTTTATTGGGAGTGTATTCACGCAGTGGAAAAGCTGCAACCAACAACCTTTCATCTGCAACCTCAAAACAAACAGAAAACTTCGGTGAAGGAGATTACTGGATCATTAAACTTAACAAAGACGGAAAGGTAGAATGGGAAAGGAACTTTGGAGGAAAAAGTGACGATCATTTGCGAACACTCGCTTTAACATCAACAGGCTTTTTAATCGGAGGAGAATCGAGATCGGAGAGATCAGGAAATAAAACCGTGGGAATTGAAGAAGGAACAGACCTTTGGCTTATTTCACTTAATGAAAAAGGGGAAGAAATCTGGCAGAAATCTTATAATTTCAAGAACAGGGATGTTTTGATGGGAATGAGTGTTATTACAAAGAGCCAGGATACAAGAACCAGGAATCAAGATATTACCACAGGGATATTGCTTGGCGGTTACACCCAGGCAGAAGGAAGAATAGAGAATGAAGACGAAACGTTTTGGATGCTTTATGTAGACCAGAATGGAAATGAGCAGTGGAGAAAGCATGTGAAGGGAGAATCCAGAAAAAAAGAGGAAAGGTTATCTGATATTAAATTAAACAGAGATGGTTCCATTATTCTGGCAGGAACCAGTGCAGAAGAGCTTGGAAAAGAAAACTGGAAGATTGTAAAGCTGGGAGATAAGCAAATTGATCAGCTGATCGAAAAGCAGGATATTAAGATTTATCCAAATCCTGTATCGGACTATGCTTATGTAGAAATAGGTTTTGATTTTAAGGAAGCAGATATTTTGTTGTATGATATGTCCGGAAGACAGTTGCAAAGTTTGAAAACCAAAAACAAGGTAACCAAGATCAATACCCAGCCTTTAATCCAGGGAGCTTATCTGATTACCATTAAAACGGATACCAATAAAACAGCTAACGCCAAGTTGATTAAGAAATAA
- a CDS encoding DUF6443 domain-containing protein: MKKILIPIGTLLVSGFAYAQNQSSSTENYVYSKTYLDYNGTTPTKTSETVQYFDGLGRPKQVVNIKASPLGKDVVSPIIYDGFGRQTRDYLPVPQQGTNNGAIYSQTQGLVDFPIGDPTNTYINEKAFSEKVLENSPLDRVLQQKQVGSAWQTKPVQFGYDANIDGEVKKYIATFNYTTFTSSLSLSSTGYAAGQLYKNTVTDEDGNQTIEFKNGRGQVLLVRKVNGTENVDTYYVYNDYNQLAFVIPPLATLAADPNTVLNDLCYQYIYDGRNRLVEKKLPGKGWEYMVYNKADQLVMNQDTNLKSQGKWLFTKYDSFGRIVYTGIVNSGGDRITWQNIVNDLSITESRDSTGFTKNGMTIYYSNTYFTSSITNILSINYYDSYPGYYFNPSFPTDIFGEAPLTETPNTLGVSTKSLPVMSLVKNIEDDNWTKNYTYYDKKGRAIGSYSINHLGGRTKVDSKLDFAGAVQQSITRHKRLNGDADKIITENFTYDHQNRLLSHTHQIDTNPVEYLAQNTYNEISQITNKKVGGTTPSSPLQSVDYAYNIRGWMTKINDPANLSGKLYGYEMKYQNPQSGGWIPQYNGNISEIDWKSSQDDVLRRYNYEYDPLNRLVGGYYLEPNSSIVWVGYFHEYYNYDLNGNITRLVRMGKPVAPQTTAQQIDELIYTYAGNRLITVSDASQNNSGYPLGGSTISYDVNGNMTNHLDKGISLIQYNYQNLPKQITSSLGNTSYIYRADGGKVKKIFGSKITDYLDGFQYENAVLKFSPTSEGYFNFENNKYIYNYTDHLGNIRISYFNNGSGVEVLEENNYYPFGLKHEGYNGLAGNPSYQYKYNGKELQETGMYDYGARFYMPDLGRWGVVDPLAEKMTRHSPYNYAFNNPIRFVDPDGRKPDQFITMGDLINDSTSPSDWYQNLKTGNYEWKDSNKEIKGYKHLGKRYQFGESYNGQDRMYYLHLNGSATEKTGDNSFTLSHAENNNSITTINGETITSSATSVSGLSAQISYTKQLMGPFGVTGSLGYVADADTGTFGGKLYYSVGWSMSVSAGFSADFNAIKASNPETLFNARRDFQGFGNSVSLGYGGGFVLGASSATNNFVGSGKDYNLMQAGRYDGGYTTFGVTYGFGKPSIGASLARTHTQFINLKRK, translated from the coding sequence ATGAAAAAAATCTTAATTCCTATAGGAACTTTATTGGTATCAGGTTTTGCTTATGCCCAAAACCAGTCAAGTTCCACGGAAAATTACGTTTATTCAAAAACCTATTTAGATTATAACGGAACCACGCCTACCAAAACTTCAGAAACCGTACAGTATTTCGATGGTTTAGGAAGACCCAAACAAGTGGTTAATATCAAAGCATCACCACTGGGGAAAGACGTTGTCAGTCCAATTATTTATGATGGATTTGGGCGTCAGACCAGAGATTATCTTCCCGTACCACAGCAGGGAACAAATAATGGAGCAATATATTCTCAAACACAGGGTTTAGTAGATTTTCCTATTGGAGATCCCACCAATACCTATATCAATGAAAAAGCATTTTCCGAGAAAGTATTGGAAAACTCACCTCTGGATAGGGTTTTGCAACAGAAACAAGTTGGATCGGCATGGCAAACCAAACCTGTACAATTTGGCTACGATGCTAATATTGATGGTGAAGTAAAGAAATATATAGCAACATTTAATTATACTACATTTACATCAAGCCTTAGCCTTTCTTCAACAGGATATGCAGCAGGCCAGTTGTATAAAAACACGGTTACAGACGAAGATGGCAACCAGACTATAGAATTCAAAAACGGACGGGGACAGGTTTTGCTGGTAAGGAAAGTGAACGGAACAGAAAATGTTGACACTTATTACGTTTATAACGATTACAATCAATTGGCGTTTGTAATTCCGCCGTTGGCTACTTTAGCAGCAGATCCTAATACGGTGCTTAATGATTTGTGCTATCAGTATATATATGACGGCAGGAACAGATTGGTTGAAAAGAAGCTTCCGGGCAAAGGCTGGGAATATATGGTGTATAACAAGGCTGATCAATTAGTGATGAATCAGGACACAAACCTTAAATCTCAAGGCAAGTGGCTGTTTACAAAATATGACAGTTTTGGAAGAATCGTTTATACAGGGATTGTCAATTCTGGAGGAGATAGAATAACCTGGCAAAATATAGTTAATGATTTGAGTATTACCGAATCAAGAGATTCTACAGGATTTACAAAAAACGGAATGACTATTTATTATTCCAACACGTATTTCACTTCAAGTATTACTAATATTTTAAGTATTAATTATTATGACTCTTATCCTGGATACTATTTTAACCCTTCTTTCCCAACAGATATATTTGGTGAAGCACCATTAACTGAAACTCCGAATACATTAGGTGTTAGCACGAAAAGCCTTCCTGTAATGAGTCTGGTAAAGAATATTGAAGATGATAACTGGACGAAGAATTACACCTATTACGATAAAAAAGGAAGAGCAATCGGGTCTTATTCCATTAATCATTTGGGTGGAAGAACCAAGGTAGATTCCAAACTTGATTTTGCAGGAGCAGTTCAGCAAAGTATTACCAGACATAAGAGACTAAATGGTGATGCAGACAAAATCATTACAGAAAATTTCACTTATGATCATCAGAATAGGTTATTATCACATACTCATCAGATAGATACAAATCCCGTTGAATATCTAGCCCAGAATACTTATAATGAGATTTCTCAGATTACAAATAAAAAAGTAGGAGGAACAACTCCTTCCAGTCCTTTGCAGAGTGTTGATTATGCTTACAATATCAGGGGCTGGATGACCAAGATCAATGATCCTGCAAATTTGAGTGGGAAATTGTACGGATATGAAATGAAGTATCAGAATCCACAATCTGGTGGTTGGATTCCACAATATAATGGAAACATTTCGGAGATAGACTGGAAAAGCTCACAAGATGATGTTTTAAGAAGATATAATTATGAATACGATCCTCTTAATCGTCTGGTAGGAGGATATTATCTGGAACCTAATTCCTCTATTGTATGGGTAGGATATTTCCATGAATATTATAACTATGATTTAAATGGGAATATCACCCGATTGGTCCGAATGGGAAAACCTGTCGCTCCCCAAACTACGGCTCAGCAAATCGATGAGCTCATTTATACCTATGCAGGAAACAGGCTTATCACAGTTTCAGATGCATCACAGAATAATTCAGGTTATCCATTAGGCGGAAGTACAATATCTTACGACGTCAATGGTAATATGACCAACCATTTGGATAAAGGAATTTCTTTAATCCAATACAACTATCAGAATTTACCGAAACAAATTACCTCATCACTGGGAAATACCTCTTATATCTATAGAGCCGATGGTGGAAAAGTAAAGAAAATTTTTGGCAGTAAAATAACCGATTATTTGGATGGTTTCCAATATGAGAATGCTGTATTGAAGTTTTCCCCTACCTCCGAAGGTTATTTTAATTTTGAAAATAATAAGTATATTTACAACTATACAGACCATTTAGGAAATATAAGAATCAGCTATTTTAATAATGGTTCGGGAGTAGAAGTTCTTGAAGAAAATAATTATTATCCTTTTGGATTAAAACATGAAGGATATAATGGATTAGCTGGAAATCCTAGTTATCAGTATAAGTATAATGGCAAAGAATTGCAGGAGACAGGAATGTATGATTATGGAGCAAGGTTTTATATGCCTGACTTAGGTAGATGGGGTGTGGTTGATCCGCTGGCAGAGAAGATGACAAGACACAGTCCATATAATTATGCTTTTAATAATCCCATTCGATTTGTTGATCCGGATGGGAGAAAACCAGATCAATTTATAACAATGGGTGACCTAATAAATGATAGCACTTCACCATCAGATTGGTATCAAAATCTTAAGACGGGTAATTATGAATGGAAAGATTCAAATAAGGAAATTAAGGGTTATAAACATTTAGGTAAAAGATATCAATTTGGCGAATCTTATAATGGTCAAGATAGAATGTATTATCTACATTTAAATGGTTCTGCAACAGAAAAAACAGGAGATAACAGCTTCACACTATCCCATGCTGAAAATAATAACTCTATTACTACGATTAATGGAGAGACGATTACTTCTTCTGCAACAAGTGTGAGTGGTTTATCGGCTCAAATTTCTTATACGAAACAGTTGATGGGACCTTTTGGAGTTACGGGTAGCCTTGGATATGTAGCAGATGCGGATACTGGAACTTTTGGTGGTAAACTATATTATTCTGTGGGATGGTCTATGTCTGTTTCTGCAGGCTTTAGCGCTGATTTTAATGCTATTAAAGCCTCTAATCCGGAAACATTATTTAATGCTAGAAGAGATTTTCAAGGATTTGGTAATAGCGTAAGTTTAGGATACGGCGGGGGATTTGTCTTAGGGGCGTCTTCAGCAACAAATAATTTTGTTGGATCTGGGAAAGATTATAATCTAATGCAAGCTGGAAGATATGATGGAGGATATACTACTTTTGGAGTTA